The DNA window CACCGATGCTTGCCCTACGCTCAAGTGCTGCAAGTGCAATCGATTCAGAGATTGTGATTAAGCAGTCGAGATCAAGGGCGGTATGCCATCCGGAGTTGTACTCCCGATTACCGATAGCATGAACGTTCTCAGCCTGCTCACGGAGGTTTTGGATCTCTTCCAAGGCTTGCGTGAGGCTTTCCTGACTTCGGGCAATACCTACCAGTTCCTGCATCTTTTCTTGGAGTTGTGCCTGAATGTCATAGGGTCCCATCTTTTCACCACTGCCATCGTCTGCTGGGTTCTCAAAGGGTTTGAGTGTATGCGCAGCGATTGCATCAATTTCTGCTGTATCCAGTGGGACTGCTTCGTTCTCCTCCGCAAACTGTGCGGCGTATTCCCCGGCACGTTTACCGAAGACGAGTAGATCGGACAGTGAATTACCGCCGAGTCTGTTAGCACCGTGTAATCCCGCAGCGCATTCACCCGCAGCGAAGAGTCCTGGAACCGCTGTCATCTGTGAATCCGCATCGACCCGAATGCCGCCCATGATATAGTGCGTTGTCGGACCGACTTCCATCGGTTCCTGTGTGATGTCAATGTCGGCAAGTTCCTTGAATTGATGGTACATACTCGGCAGTTTTCTGCGGATATGCTCTGGAGCGCTCGAGATTTTTTCCTTAATCCACGCGATATCCAAGAATACACCCCCGTGTGGACTTCCACGCCCCTCTTGAACCTCCCGGACGATGCACCGTGCGACATGATCGCGTGTGAGAAGTTCCGGAGGACGGCGTGCCTCTCGGTCGCCTTGCGTATACCGCCAGCCTTCTTCAGGACTATCCGCTGTCTGGTTCACATAGAGTTCTGGGATGTCATCGAACATGAAACGTTTGCCCTCACTGTTTGTGAGGATACCCCCTTCGCCACGCACGCCCTCCGTGACCAAGATACCCCGGACACTGGGGGGCCACACCATGCCCGTCGGATGGAATTGGACGAACTCCATATCTATGAGTTCCGCTCCGGCGTTGTATGCCAGGGAATGTCCATCGCCCGTGTATTCCCAGCTATTGCTTGTGATCTTGTATGCCTTCCCAACACCTCCCGTTGCCAAAACAACCGCGTTCGCGGAGAAGATTTTGAACCGTCCTTTTTCACGTTCGTAACCGAATGCCCCTGAGACCCTTTCGCCGGTTTTGAGGAGCGAAACCACGGTATTCTCCATGTGCACCTCAATACCTTGATGGATACCGTGATCCTGCAGGGCGCGGATCATTTCCAATCCAGTTCGATCACCGACGTGTGCAAGACGTGGGTATTGGTGTCCACCGAAATTCCGTTGAAGGATACCCCCCTCCTGTGTGCGGTCAAACAGGGCACCCCAGGCTTCGAGCTCGCGCACTCGATCGGGTGATTCCTTCGCATGGAGTTCCGCCATTCGTGCGTTAGAGAGATATTGTCCACCGCGCATGGTGTCAGCGAAATGCACACGCCAACTGTCTCTTTCATCGACGTTTGCCAAAGCGGCTGCAACGCCACCTTCTGCCATAACAGTATGCGCTTTACCGAGCAAAGATTTGCACACAAGCCCTACTTTTAGGTCACCTGCGGCGGCTTCAATTGCTGCACGAAGTCCAGCACCACCCGCTCCGATTATCAATACATCATATTCATGAGTTTCGTAAGATGTCACGCTAATACTTCCTCTTTCTTCTCTACTATCAAAATGTAATCCAGTCCTGACCGAGTGCGGGTGCTATAAAACGGACGTATACATCCGAAAAACCCACCCAACAGAGACTCATCCATGCCCAGAGCATGTGTCGCTCATTCAAGCAGGTCACACAATTATACGCCCGTCGACGAATTGGTGCTTTAGAGAGCAGATCAACAACTCCACCGACTAAGTGACGTAAAGAATGACACCCAAAGGTATATCCACCTAAAAGGACGACATTGACTGCTAAGATAATAGTCCCTACACCGATGCCGAGCGTTTTTCCACCATTCCCATCA is part of the Candidatus Poribacteria bacterium genome and encodes:
- a CDS encoding fumarate reductase/succinate dehydrogenase flavoprotein subunit; amino-acid sequence: MTSYETHEYDVLIIGAGGAGLRAAIEAAAGDLKVGLVCKSLLGKAHTVMAEGGVAAALANVDERDSWRVHFADTMRGGQYLSNARMAELHAKESPDRVRELEAWGALFDRTQEGGILQRNFGGHQYPRLAHVGDRTGLEMIRALQDHGIHQGIEVHMENTVVSLLKTGERVSGAFGYEREKGRFKIFSANAVVLATGGVGKAYKITSNSWEYTGDGHSLAYNAGAELIDMEFVQFHPTGMVWPPSVRGILVTEGVRGEGGILTNSEGKRFMFDDIPELYVNQTADSPEEGWRYTQGDREARRPPELLTRDHVARCIVREVQEGRGSPHGGVFLDIAWIKEKISSAPEHIRRKLPSMYHQFKELADIDITQEPMEVGPTTHYIMGGIRVDADSQMTAVPGLFAAGECAAGLHGANRLGGNSLSDLLVFGKRAGEYAAQFAEENEAVPLDTAEIDAIAAHTLKPFENPADDGSGEKMGPYDIQAQLQEKMQELVGIARSQESLTQALEEIQNLREQAENVHAIGNREYNSGWHTALDLDCLITISESIALAALERRASIGAHSRDDHPEKEEPGAGKYNTIVNKAPDGTMEIRRQPVDELRTDLREIIDEIG